The Synechocystis sp. PCC 7509 genome includes a window with the following:
- a CDS encoding sucrose synthase — protein sequence MSAELIQNAIAEEKNDLRSFISELRHQENRYLLRNDILNAYREYCTKYQKSEEFYNSSNIGKLIYYTQEIIREDASICLILRSKIASQEAYRLTEELNLEPLNVQELLDVRDRFVNHYHPNEGDILELDFQPFYDYTPTIRDPKNIGKGVEFLNRYLSSKLFQDPKQWLESLFDFLRLHKYDSTPLLINSRIQSQQQLSEKIKKALTFVADLDVEEPYEKFRFVLQLMGLEAGWGNTAGRVRETLEILDELIDSPDHQTLEAFISRIPMVFRIVLVSPHGWFGQEGVLGRPDTGGQVVYVLDQAKSLEKQLQEDVTLAGLDALGVKPKVIILTRLIPNSDGTLCNQRLEKVHDTDNAWILRVPLREFNPNMTQNWISRFEFWPYLETYAIDAERELLAEFKSAPDLIIGNYSDGNLVAFLLARRLKVTQCNIAHALEKSKYLFSNLYWQELDDKYHFSLQFTADLIAMNAANFIISSTYQEIVGTPDSIGQYESYQCFTMPELYHVVSGVELFSPKFNVVPPGVNEKAYFPYSRTEERVIGDRTQLEDLLFTLEDPAQIFGTLDDPSKRPIFSMARLDRIKNMTGLAECFGKSPQLQEHCNLILVAGKLRVEESGDNEERDEIEKLYRVIEQYNLYGKIRWLGVRLSKSQSGEIYRVIADRQGIFVQPALFEAFGLTILEAMISGLPTFATQFGGPLEIIQNKVNGFYINPTNLEETAEKIFDFVTKCNQNPNYWYEISTRAIDRVYSTYTWKIHTTKLLTLARIYGFWNFTSKENREDLLRYIEALFYLIYKPRAQALLAQHSHR from the coding sequence ATGTCAGCAGAATTGATCCAAAATGCGATCGCTGAAGAAAAAAATGATTTGCGGTCTTTTATTAGCGAATTGCGTCATCAAGAAAACCGCTACTTGTTACGCAACGACATTCTTAACGCCTACAGAGAGTATTGTACTAAATACCAGAAAAGCGAAGAATTTTATAATTCTTCCAACATAGGTAAACTGATTTACTATACTCAAGAGATTATCCGCGAAGATGCTAGTATTTGCTTGATTTTACGCTCAAAAATTGCTAGTCAGGAGGCATACAGACTAACGGAGGAATTGAATCTTGAACCGTTAAATGTCCAAGAATTGCTAGATGTGCGCGATCGCTTTGTCAACCACTATCACCCCAACGAAGGCGATATATTAGAGCTAGATTTTCAGCCTTTTTACGACTACACTCCCACAATCCGCGACCCCAAAAATATTGGTAAAGGCGTAGAGTTTCTTAATCGCTATTTATCTAGCAAACTTTTTCAAGATCCCAAACAATGGCTAGAAAGTTTATTTGATTTCTTGCGCTTACACAAATATGATAGTACGCCATTATTGATTAATAGTAGGATTCAATCTCAACAGCAATTATCAGAAAAAATTAAAAAAGCTTTGACCTTTGTAGCGGATCTTGATGTTGAAGAACCCTATGAAAAGTTCCGCTTTGTTTTACAATTGATGGGCTTAGAAGCTGGCTGGGGTAATACGGCAGGGAGGGTTAGAGAGACTTTAGAAATTTTGGACGAACTAATCGATTCTCCCGATCACCAAACCTTAGAAGCCTTTATTTCACGGATTCCAATGGTTTTTAGGATTGTCCTTGTATCTCCTCATGGCTGGTTTGGTCAAGAGGGCGTTTTAGGACGACCAGATACGGGAGGTCAGGTAGTTTATGTTCTTGATCAAGCAAAAAGTTTAGAAAAACAACTGCAAGAAGATGTAACTTTGGCGGGATTAGATGCCCTTGGAGTTAAACCAAAAGTAATTATTTTAACTCGCTTAATTCCTAATAGCGACGGTACGCTTTGCAATCAACGTTTAGAAAAAGTTCACGATACTGATAATGCTTGGATTTTGCGCGTACCATTGCGGGAATTTAACCCCAATATGACGCAAAATTGGATCTCGCGTTTTGAGTTTTGGCCCTACCTAGAAACTTATGCAATAGATGCAGAAAGAGAATTATTAGCAGAATTTAAAAGTGCGCCAGACTTAATTATTGGCAACTATTCTGATGGTAACTTGGTAGCATTTTTGTTAGCGCGGCGATTGAAAGTAACCCAGTGTAATATTGCTCATGCTTTGGAAAAGTCAAAATATTTATTTAGTAATCTTTACTGGCAAGAATTAGATGATAAATATCATTTTTCTTTGCAGTTTACTGCTGATTTAATTGCCATGAATGCAGCTAATTTTATTATTAGTAGCACCTACCAAGAAATTGTTGGTACGCCAGACAGTATAGGACAATACGAGTCTTATCAATGCTTTACAATGCCAGAACTGTATCACGTAGTAAGTGGCGTTGAATTATTTAGTCCCAAGTTTAATGTTGTACCACCGGGAGTTAATGAGAAAGCTTATTTCCCTTACTCAAGGACAGAAGAACGAGTAATTGGCGATCGCACTCAGTTAGAAGACTTGCTATTTACTCTAGAAGATCCGGCGCAAATATTTGGTACTCTTGACGATCCAAGCAAACGCCCAATCTTTTCTATGGCGAGACTTGACCGCATTAAAAATATGACTGGTTTAGCGGAATGTTTTGGTAAAAGCCCTCAATTGCAAGAGCATTGTAATTTAATTTTAGTTGCGGGTAAACTGCGCGTAGAAGAATCGGGAGATAATGAAGAACGAGACGAAATAGAAAAGCTGTATCGAGTTATTGAGCAATACAATTTGTATGGCAAAATTCGCTGGCTAGGGGTACGCCTTTCTAAGTCTCAGTCAGGAGAAATTTATCGAGTAATTGCCGATCGTCAGGGAATATTTGTTCAACCAGCGTTATTTGAAGCCTTTGGGTTGACAATTTTAGAAGCAATGATTTCAGGATTGCCAACTTTTGCGACTCAATTTGGCGGGCCGTTGGAGATTATTCAAAACAAAGTAAATGGCTTCTATATTAATCCGACAAATTTAGAAGAAACTGCCGAAAAAATTTTTGATTTTGTAACTAAATGTAACCAAAACCCTAACTACTGGTATGAAATTTCGACGAGAGCTATTGACCGCGTTTATAGTACCTACACTTGGAAAATTCACACTACAAAATTGCTAACTTTGGCGCGGATTTATGGCTTTTGGAATTTTACTTCTAAAGAAAACCGCGAAGACTTATTGCGCTACATTGAGGCGTTGTTTTATTTAATTTACAAGCCAAGAGCGCAAGCACTTTTAGCTCAACATAGTCATCGATAA
- a CDS encoding Uma2 family endonuclease, whose protein sequence is MRSKNIELSADPLPNLVIESDYTSSSLNKFDIYAAFGVPELWRYRQQTLEVYNLIGEKYELSTTSIVFPFLPIAEVPSFIEQAKTIGQRAAVRLFRQRIQKIRQNDN, encoded by the coding sequence GTGAGGAGTAAAAATATTGAGTTATCCGCCGATCCTCTACCAAATTTAGTTATAGAGTCAGACTATACCAGTTCTTCGCTTAATAAATTTGATATTTACGCTGCTTTTGGCGTTCCTGAACTTTGGCGCTATCGTCAGCAAACTTTAGAAGTGTATAATCTCATTGGTGAGAAATACGAGTTATCTACAACAAGTATTGTATTCCCCTTTTTGCCCATTGCTGAAGTCCCTAGTTTTATCGAGCAAGCTAAAACGATTGGTCAAAGAGCCGCAGTACGTTTATTTCGTCAGCGCATTCAAAAAATCCGTCAAAATGATAATTAG
- a CDS encoding Uma2 family endonuclease → MVQAPTKITLKEFLKLPETKPCSEYINGQVIQKPMPQGKHSKLQGKLVTAINNLTEAKQTALAFPELRCTFGGRSIVPDVTVFAWERIPVDEDGDIANVFRIVPDWTIEILSPDQSQTKVTGNILHCLDCGSKLGWLIDPKEKSVLVYPAKQQTRILTQNDVLPVPDLISDLRLTVADLFNWLKLSRD, encoded by the coding sequence ATGGTACAAGCACCCACAAAAATTACCCTAAAGGAGTTTCTCAAACTACCCGAAACTAAACCCTGTAGCGAGTATATCAACGGTCAAGTTATCCAAAAACCAATGCCCCAAGGGAAACATAGTAAGTTACAAGGGAAGCTAGTTACTGCTATCAACAACCTAACCGAAGCAAAACAAACTGCTCTAGCATTTCCAGAATTGCGCTGTACCTTTGGTGGACGTTCAATTGTGCCAGATGTGACGGTTTTTGCGTGGGAGAGGATACCTGTTGATGAAGATGGAGATATTGCTAATGTATTTAGAATTGTTCCTGACTGGACAATTGAAATTTTGTCTCCAGATCAAAGTCAAACCAAAGTAACAGGTAATATCTTGCATTGTCTCGATTGTGGCAGCAAACTAGGTTGGCTAATCGATCCAAAAGAAAAATCTGTGCTAGTTTATCCAGCAAAACAGCAAACGAGAATACTAACGCAAAATGATGTTTTACCTGTTCCCGATTTAATCTCAGACTTGCGGCTAACGGTAGCAGATTTATTTAATTGGTTAAAGTTGTCTAGGGATTAG
- a CDS encoding M15 family metallopeptidase — protein MDKARFSKKPKKVPARSLDDIPEALRDNRKVTQRRRSKSVTIVGGFIGLGVIGAFALLWFLTNSPPGKVSQSSVTTPTASPTTSDRPSNENVLLGHFAYPEASPKDLQPISRDRQIKLRKAAAQQFRAMSASARASGVTIVPISGFRTVKDQQHLFFDVKAQRGQTATKRAEVSAPPGYSEHHTGYAVDIGDGTPATNLSTKFETTRAYKWLSANAARYSFELSFAKNNRQGVSYEPWHWRYVGNRDSLETFYKAQNLKSRPNP, from the coding sequence GTGGATAAGGCAAGGTTTTCTAAAAAACCAAAAAAAGTTCCCGCCCGCTCTTTAGATGATATTCCAGAGGCTTTAAGGGACAATCGGAAAGTTACACAGCGTCGCCGCTCTAAATCGGTGACGATCGTTGGTGGTTTTATAGGATTAGGGGTAATAGGCGCTTTCGCTTTATTATGGTTTTTGACCAACTCACCACCAGGCAAAGTTAGTCAATCCTCTGTTACAACTCCTACAGCCTCACCGACAACAAGCGATCGCCCTAGTAACGAAAACGTACTATTAGGACACTTTGCTTATCCTGAAGCATCGCCAAAAGATTTACAACCAATTTCACGCGATCGCCAGATCAAGCTTCGTAAAGCAGCAGCCCAGCAATTTAGAGCTATGAGTGCCTCAGCTAGAGCCTCTGGGGTGACGATCGTGCCAATTTCCGGTTTTCGCACCGTTAAAGACCAACAGCACTTATTTTTCGACGTGAAGGCGCAGCGAGGACAAACTGCCACCAAACGCGCCGAAGTCAGCGCCCCACCCGGATATAGCGAACATCATACGGGCTACGCGGTAGATATTGGTGATGGTACGCCGGCTACAAATTTGAGTACCAAATTTGAAACAACTAGAGCCTATAAGTGGTTGTCAGCCAATGCAGCGCGTTATAGCTTTGAATTGTCTTTTGCTAAGAATAATCGTCAAGGGGTAAGTTACGAGCCTTGGCATTGGCGTTATGTAGGCAATCGCGATAGCTTAGAAACTTTCTACAAAGCTCAAAATCTCAAATCTCGTCCTAATCCCTAG
- a CDS encoding AEC family transporter, translating into MKLLQLYLPLIALVLSGFIISGKLPATISLYLGQFLFWVGVPLSIMAFLRQADLSGAIWVAPIVAWIAVFLGAGLAWVWINWQSRRTAWSKPTQGSFILATMAGNTGYLGYPVTLAFVGTQYFGYALFYDLLGTTLAVWGLGVVIAAAYGGGVQSQWQLVKVIAINPSLWGFGVGLLFRQVPLPTVVETTLNTLGWAIVALSLVLIGMRLRQLDSWHSLPKASISLSIKMLVVPLLLGSSLSLFGVTGAAKLAIVLQMAMPPAFATLVIAEVYNLDRDLSVTALAVGSGGLLVTLPIWLWLFS; encoded by the coding sequence ATGAAGCTTTTACAACTTTATTTGCCGCTAATTGCCTTAGTTTTATCTGGGTTTATCATTAGTGGCAAACTTCCGGCAACCATTTCCCTCTACTTAGGACAATTTTTGTTTTGGGTAGGAGTTCCCCTCAGTATTATGGCGTTTTTGCGTCAAGCTGATTTGTCGGGAGCGATTTGGGTTGCACCAATAGTTGCTTGGATAGCAGTTTTTTTAGGGGCGGGTTTGGCGTGGGTGTGGATAAATTGGCAAAGCCGCCGAACTGCGTGGAGTAAACCTACTCAAGGTAGTTTTATTTTAGCGACAATGGCAGGAAATACGGGATATTTGGGCTATCCAGTGACGTTAGCTTTTGTGGGTACTCAGTATTTTGGCTATGCGTTGTTTTACGACTTGCTAGGTACAACTCTAGCTGTGTGGGGATTGGGAGTTGTCATAGCGGCGGCGTATGGTGGGGGGGTGCAAAGTCAATGGCAGTTAGTAAAAGTAATCGCCATTAATCCTAGTTTATGGGGTTTTGGCGTAGGGTTGCTCTTTCGTCAAGTTCCTTTACCTACTGTTGTCGAGACAACTTTAAATACTTTAGGTTGGGCGATCGTTGCTTTATCGTTGGTATTGATTGGTATGCGCTTACGTCAGTTAGATTCTTGGCACAGTTTACCAAAAGCATCTATTAGTTTAAGTATCAAAATGCTAGTAGTACCGTTACTTTTGGGAAGTAGCTTATCGTTGTTTGGGGTAACGGGGGCGGCAAAATTAGCGATCGTTTTACAGATGGCAATGCCCCCTGCTTTTGCTACTTTGGTAATTGCTGAAGTTTACAATCTTGACCGCGATTTAAGCGTTACGGCTTTAGCTGTGGGTTCTGGGGGATTGCTCGTAACTTTGCCAATTTGGTTATGGTTATTTAGTTGA
- a CDS encoding phosphoribosyltransferase: protein MPDLYVSWSEYHQKIEQLAVKIYQSNWQFDQIICLAKGGLRVGDILSRIYNLPLGILATSSYTGEGKQTRGSLTVAQHLTMTSTDLGSHILLVDDLVDSGVTIRQTIPWLKQNYSSQIKEIRTAVLWYKACSEVVPDYYVDYLPDNPWIHQPFEQYEQIDLEELSLKVGASTRKISTK from the coding sequence ATGCCAGACCTTTACGTTTCTTGGTCAGAATACCATCAAAAAATCGAGCAATTAGCAGTAAAGATTTATCAATCTAACTGGCAGTTTGACCAAATTATTTGTCTTGCTAAAGGAGGGTTGAGAGTTGGCGATATTCTGTCTCGAATTTACAATCTACCTTTGGGAATTTTGGCAACTTCGTCTTATACCGGAGAAGGTAAGCAAACAAGGGGAAGTTTGACTGTTGCCCAACACTTGACTATGACTAGCACAGATTTGGGTTCTCACATCTTGTTAGTTGATGACTTAGTTGATTCAGGCGTAACAATTAGGCAAACTATTCCTTGGTTAAAGCAGAATTACAGCTCTCAAATTAAAGAGATTCGCACCGCCGTACTTTGGTACAAAGCTTGTTCGGAAGTTGTACCAGATTATTATGTAGATTATTTACCCGATAATCCTTGGATTCATCAGCCTTTTGAGCAATACGAACAAATTGATCTAGAGGAATTAAGCTTAAAAGTAGGCGCGTCTACCCGAAAAATATCAACTAAATAA
- a CDS encoding MFS transporter encodes MSNPSSDADFLIPKTNKLSLSTKLAYGAGDLGPAITANISVFFLLIFFTNVAGIPIGLAGSILLIGKVWDAVNDPIVGLLTDKTQSRRWGRRLPWLLYGAIPFGVFFFLQWIVPPFANDRTAQVSGLFWYYVAIALLSQVFYTVVNLPYTAMTPELTQDYDERTSLNSFRFGFSIGGSVLSLILAQIIFASVSDRAMQYVVLAAVCTVISVLSLYWCVFGTRKRVLAFEAKRIELPQTPSIPIGEQLRIVFTNVPFLFVIGIYLCSWLAVQLTASIIPYFVVNWMGLAESNVPTVLIGVQGTALAMLFVWTNLSKRFGKKAVYFMGMGLWIIAQIGLYFIQPNQIGLLYVLAIMAGVGVSTAYLIPWSMIPDVIELDELQTGQRREGIFYAFMVFLQKLGLALGLFLVGQTLQASGFKEAVQGQGLPIQPDSAIQAIRFGVGPLPMVFLICGLILAYFYPLTREVHAGILLKLKEKQSANES; translated from the coding sequence ATGAGCAATCCTTCCTCAGATGCAGATTTTCTAATTCCCAAAACCAACAAACTTAGCCTCTCCACAAAACTAGCTTATGGTGCGGGAGACTTGGGCCCAGCGATTACTGCCAACATTAGCGTATTTTTTCTATTAATTTTCTTTACAAACGTTGCTGGTATTCCTATAGGACTTGCAGGAAGCATTTTACTAATTGGTAAAGTTTGGGATGCAGTAAACGATCCAATTGTGGGACTACTAACCGATAAAACCCAATCTCGCCGTTGGGGTCGTCGCCTTCCTTGGCTATTGTATGGCGCAATTCCCTTTGGAGTTTTCTTTTTTTTACAGTGGATCGTACCGCCTTTTGCGAACGATCGCACTGCTCAAGTATCGGGCTTATTTTGGTATTATGTAGCGATCGCCCTTCTATCTCAAGTATTCTACACGGTGGTCAATTTGCCTTATACAGCAATGACTCCCGAACTTACCCAAGATTACGACGAACGGACTAGCCTTAATAGTTTTCGGTTTGGGTTTTCTATTGGGGGAAGCGTTTTATCGTTAATTTTGGCACAGATTATTTTTGCTAGTGTAAGCGATCGCGCTATGCAATATGTAGTCCTAGCGGCGGTATGTACAGTTATATCCGTACTCTCTTTATATTGGTGTGTTTTTGGGACACGCAAACGAGTTTTAGCTTTTGAAGCAAAGCGCATTGAATTACCTCAAACCCCATCTATCCCTATCGGCGAACAGCTAAGAATTGTTTTTACTAACGTTCCTTTTTTATTTGTAATTGGGATTTATCTTTGTTCTTGGTTAGCGGTGCAACTAACCGCCAGCATTATTCCCTACTTTGTAGTTAATTGGATGGGTTTAGCAGAATCGAACGTTCCGACGGTACTTATTGGGGTTCAAGGTACGGCTTTGGCAATGCTATTTGTGTGGACGAATTTAAGCAAGCGGTTCGGGAAAAAAGCTGTTTACTTTATGGGAATGGGTTTATGGATTATTGCTCAAATCGGCTTGTATTTCATTCAACCTAATCAAATAGGTTTGCTGTACGTTTTAGCAATTATGGCAGGGGTAGGAGTTTCTACAGCTTATTTGATTCCTTGGTCAATGATTCCCGATGTAATTGAATTAGACGAACTGCAAACGGGACAACGCCGGGAAGGAATTTTTTATGCGTTTATGGTGTTTCTGCAAAAACTAGGTTTAGCTTTGGGTTTATTTTTGGTTGGTCAAACCTTACAAGCTTCGGGATTTAAAGAGGCTGTCCAAGGTCAAGGTTTACCGATTCAACCCGATTCAGCCATCCAAGCTATCCGTTTTGGAGTGGGCCCTTTACCGATGGTGTTTTTAATTTGTGGTTTAATTTTGGCGTATTTTTACCCACTTACCCGCGAAGTACACGCCGGAATTTTACTAAAACTCAAAGAGAAGCAAAGCGCTAATGAAAGCTAG
- a CDS encoding NACHT domain-containing protein, with translation MNFLHFTIDPVIAEAAVKSLAMGFAKPIAESGINILGKAGGTILGKAGKLTEAAQNLLFSISRKYIESYTERHGILKVLGMDKPVSLDSVYTQVNCQSETIRLYESIEAQEDAFRNRQFKDNEQPIPGMQVANENQYLLVLGNPGTGKSTFLRKVGLEALKGAGVGVGDYQHSYIPVLIELRKLRSETINLEFLKEKIAEEFKHCGLPEYQECTNKFLEQGKLLIILDGLDEVPTEKMSDITTAIRNLVDTYSHNRFIVSCRIAAYHDFHNFQRFTNVAIADFNDEQIQAFIHKWFESHSQIEWGQQCWEKLNSRDYAATKELTKTPLLLTLICILFRKRGEFPNKRATVYDDALKTLLSEWDASKEITRQQSYKGLDTKCKEIMLAEIAHNNFIKNNLFFNKAK, from the coding sequence ATGAACTTTTTACACTTCACTATCGATCCTGTTATTGCTGAAGCTGCTGTTAAAAGTTTGGCAATGGGTTTTGCCAAACCTATCGCAGAATCTGGGATCAATATTCTGGGTAAAGCCGGAGGAACGATACTAGGTAAAGCAGGAAAGCTGACTGAAGCCGCCCAAAATTTACTGTTTAGCATTTCTCGTAAGTATATTGAAAGTTACACTGAGCGTCACGGTATCCTTAAGGTTTTGGGGATGGATAAACCAGTTAGTTTAGATTCTGTTTATACACAAGTTAACTGTCAATCTGAAACTATCCGCCTTTATGAATCTATTGAAGCTCAGGAAGACGCTTTTCGTAACAGACAATTTAAGGATAATGAGCAACCAATACCAGGAATGCAAGTTGCTAATGAAAACCAATATTTACTGGTTTTAGGTAATCCGGGGACAGGTAAAAGCACGTTTTTAAGAAAAGTGGGTTTAGAAGCTTTAAAAGGCGCAGGAGTAGGAGTAGGAGATTATCAACATAGTTACATTCCTGTTTTGATAGAACTAAGAAAGCTGCGGTCAGAGACAATTAATTTGGAATTTCTCAAAGAAAAAATTGCTGAGGAGTTTAAACACTGCGGTTTACCTGAATATCAAGAATGTACTAATAAGTTTTTAGAACAGGGAAAGTTACTGATTATATTGGATGGTTTGGATGAAGTACCAACCGAAAAGATGAGTGATATAACTACTGCTATTAGGAATTTAGTTGATACTTATTCCCACAACCGTTTTATTGTTTCCTGTCGCATTGCTGCTTATCATGATTTTCATAATTTTCAAAGATTTACTAATGTAGCCATTGCCGATTTTAATGATGAGCAAATACAAGCTTTTATTCACAAATGGTTTGAGTCTCATTCTCAAATAGAGTGGGGTCAACAGTGTTGGGAAAAATTGAATAGTCGAGATTATGCTGCTACTAAGGAACTAACAAAAACTCCTCTTTTATTGACTTTAATCTGTATTTTATTTAGAAAACGCGGTGAATTTCCGAACAAACGAGCTACTGTTTACGATGATGCTTTAAAGACGCTTTTATCAGAATGGGATGCTTCTAAAGAAATTACCCGTCAACAATCTTACAAAGGGTTGGATACTAAGTGTAAAGAAATAATGCTGGCGGAAATTGCTCATAATAACTTTATTAAAAATAATTTATTTTTCAACAAGGCGAAATAG
- a CDS encoding methyltransferase domain-containing protein: MTSSQYWENRYQEGKTGWDLGQAAPPFISLLDSSTAPIPRKIAVLGSGSGYDALLFAQRGFEVMGFDFAPSAITQSVALRAIAPARSQSFASSTALAQNKGISAQFLQRNIFDLPAEFPHHFDYVLEHTCFCAIEMCDRPAYVKLVKSLLKPSGELIALFWAHNQPGGPPFGVTTAEICQYFEPDFKINSLTLAKNSVPQRRGQEYLGRFQVKN; the protein is encoded by the coding sequence ATGACATCTTCGCAATATTGGGAAAATCGCTATCAAGAAGGCAAAACAGGTTGGGATTTGGGACAAGCAGCACCGCCTTTTATTAGCTTGCTGGATTCATCAACAGCGCCAATTCCCAGAAAAATCGCAGTTTTAGGTTCTGGAAGCGGCTACGATGCTTTGTTATTTGCCCAAAGGGGTTTTGAAGTAATGGGGTTTGATTTTGCCCCCAGCGCGATTACGCAAAGCGTAGCGCTAAGAGCGATAGCGCCAGCGCGCTCGCAGAGCTTCGCATCCTCTACTGCTTTAGCCCAAAATAAAGGTATCTCTGCCCAATTTTTGCAACGCAATATCTTTGATTTACCCGCCGAATTTCCGCATCATTTTGACTATGTACTAGAACATACTTGTTTTTGCGCCATTGAAATGTGCGATCGCCCAGCCTATGTAAAATTAGTAAAATCTCTCTTAAAACCGTCTGGAGAGCTTATAGCTTTATTTTGGGCGCATAATCAACCCGGTGGCCCGCCTTTTGGGGTGACAACGGCAGAAATTTGCCAGTATTTTGAACCAGATTTTAAAATTAACAGCCTAACTCTTGCCAAGAATTCTGTACCTCAACGTCGAGGACAAGAGTATTTAGGTAGATTTCAAGTTAAAAATTAA